One stretch of Trichomycterus rosablanca isolate fTriRos1 chromosome 3, fTriRos1.hap1, whole genome shotgun sequence DNA includes these proteins:
- the mcm4 gene encoding DNA replication licensing factor MCM4: MSSPSSSVRKRSRSSNPPTPASEGPLTPRPRASQESSTGDLQPMPTSPATDMQSPVPHDNSLFSSPMPRPSVPQSEPDMSSPLIYDTPSRGTPARQRPDLGSVRKAPQVDLHSEPPSGDAAVASEQNVGQRLVIWGTDVNVGTCKEKFQRFLQRFIDPTSQEDDNASLNLNEPLYLQKLDEISVVGEPVLNVNCGHIQTFDSDLYRQLICYPQEVIPTFDMAVNELFFDRFPDTVLEHQIQVRPYNALKTRNMRSLNPEDIDQLITISGMVIRTSQLIPEMQEAFFRCQVCAFSTRIEVDRGRISEPAVCRNCNTTHSLALVHNRSAFSDKQMIKLQESPEDMPAGQTPHTTVVYAHNDLVDKVQPGDRVNITGIYRAAPMRVNPRQSQVKAVYKTHIDAIHFRKTDEKRLHGLDGENEQKLFTEERVATLKELASKPDIYERLSLALAPSIYEHEDIKKGILLQLFGGTRKDFSQTGRGNFRAEVNILLCGDPGTSKSQLLQYVYNLVPRGQYTSGKGSSAVGLTAYVMKDPETRQLVLQTGALVLSDNGVCCIDEFDKMSDSTRSVLHEVMEQQTLSIAKAGIICQLNARTSILAAANPVESQWNPKKTTIENIQLPHTLLSRFDLIFLMLDPQDEAYDRRLAHHLVSLYYQSEEQIQEEYLDMTVLKDYIAYARTYINPRLNEEASQALIEAYVDMRKIGSGRGMVSAYPRQLESLIRLAEAHAKVRFSNIVETIDVEEAKRLHREALKQSATDPRTGFVDISILTTGMSATARKRKEEVAQVLKKLIQAKGKTPAMKYQQLFDDLRAQSEAAITKDMFDEALRALTDEDFLTVTGKTVRLL, translated from the exons ATGTCTTCACCATCATCCAGTGTGCGAAAGCGTAGCAGGAGCAGCAACCCCCCTACTC CTGCAAGTGAGGGCCCTCTCACTCCACGGCCCAGAGCATCCCAGGAGTCTTCAACAGGGGACTTGCAGCCCATGCCCACTTCACCTGCCACAGATATGCAAAGTCCTGTCCCCCATGACAATTCTCTTTTCTCCAGCCCTATGCCGCGCCCATCTG TCCCACAGAGCGAACCTGACATGAGCTCTCCACTTATTTATGATACCCCAAGCCGTGGAACTCCTGCACGTCAACGACCTGATCTGGGCTCAGTCAGGAAAGCCCCACAGGTGGATCTGCACTCTGAGCCA CCCTCGGGAGATGCCGCAGTCGCCAGTGAACAGAATGTTGGCCAAAGACTTGTCATCTGGGGCACTGATGTCAACGTCGGAACATGCAAGGAGAAGTTTCAG CGTTTCCTGCAGCGATTTATTGACCCCACATCACAGGAGGATGACAATGCTAGTCTGAATCTAAATGAGCCGCTGTACTTGCAGAAGTTGGATGAG ATCAGTGTTGTTGGGGAGCCTGTGTTGAATGTAAACTGTGGCCATATTCAGACCTTCGATTCTGACCTGTACCGTCAGCTCATCTGTTATCCTCAG GAAGTAATCCCCACCTTTGACATGGCAGTCAATGAGCTGTTTTTTGACCGCTTCCCTGATACTGTCCTAGAGCACCAGATCCAGGTGCGTCCCTATAACGCCCTGAAAACCAGGAACATGCGCAGCCTCAATCCTGAGG ACATTGACCAGCTCATCACTATAAGTGGCATGGTGATTCGCACATCACAACTGATTCCAGAGATGCAGGAGGCATTTTTTCGTTGCCAGGTGTGTGCATTTAGCACACGTATTGAGGTGGATCGTGGGCGCATTTCTGAGCCTGCTGTGTGTCGTAATTGCAACACCACTCACAGCCTGGCACTGGTACACAACCGCTCTGCCTTTTCTGATAAACAGATG ATCAAACTGCAGGAGTCACCAGAGGACATGCCTGCTGGTCAAACACCTCACACCACAGTAGTGTATGCTCACAATGACCTGGTGGACAAAGTACAGCCTGGAGATCGTGTTAACATCACTG GTATTTACAGAGCTGCTCCCATGCGCGTAAACCCAAGGCAGAGCCAGGTAAAGGCTGTGTACAAGACCCATATAGATGCGATTCATTTTCGCAAGACTGATGAGAAGCGTCTACATGGCCTGGATGGGGAGAATGAGCAGAAGCTTTTTACTGAGGAGCGTGTTGCAACACTTAAAGAGCTTGCATCTAAGCCAGACATATATGAGCGCCTCTCTTTAGCCCTTGCACCTAGCATCTATGAGCATGAGGACATCAAAAAG GGAATCCTGCTGCAGCTGTTTGGTGGTACACGAAAGGATTTTAGCCAGACAGGACGTGGAAACTTCCGAGCTGAAGTTAATATTTTACTGTGTGGAGATCCGGGCACAAGCAAGTCACAATTACTGCAGTATGTGTACAACTTGGTGCCACGTGGCCAGTACACATCAGGCAAGGGCTCAAGTGCAGTGGGTCTTACCGCCTATGTAATGAAGGATCCTGAGACACGGCAACTGGTTCTGCAAACTGGTGCACTTGTACTCAGTGACAATGGTGTATGCTGCATTGATGAATTTGACAAGATGAGTGACAGTACACGCTCAGTGCTGCATGAAGTCATGGAACAGCAAACACTCTCCATTGCCAAG GCTGGAATTATTTGTCAGCTGAATGCACGGACCTCTATTCTAGCTGCAGCAAATCCTGTGGAATCACAGTGGAACCCCAAGAAAACAACTATTGAGAATATCCAGCTCCCACACACACTCCTTTCCAG ATTTGATCTAATCTTCCTGATGCTGGACCCCCAGGATGAGGCATATGACAGGCGGCTGGCTCACCACCTAGTTTCTTTGTATTACCAGAGTGAGGAGCAAATACAGGAGGAGTATCTTGACATGACTGTTTTGAAGGACTACATTGCCTATGCTCGCACTTACATCAACCCCAGACTAAATGAAGAAGCAAGCCAGGCACTTATTGAG GCCTATGTGGACATGAGAAAGATCGGCAGTGGCAGGGGGATGGTTTCCGCTTACCCAAGGCAGCTGGAGTCTTTAATCCGACTTGCAGAGGCTCATGCCAAAGTTCGTTTCTCTAATATAGTGGAAACCATTGATGTGGAGGAGGCCAAAAGACTCCACAGGGAAGCTCTAAAACAGTCTGCAACTGACCCCAGAACAGGCTTTGTGGATATTTCCATTCTTACTACAG GCATGAGTGCTACAGCCCGGAAGCGTAAGGAGGAAGTAGCACAGGTCCTCAAGAAACTCATCCAGGCTAAGGGCAAAACGCCAGCAATGAAGTACCAGCAGCTATTTGATGATCTCCGTGCCCAGTCAGAAGCT GCTATCACAAAGGACATGTTTGATGAAGCACTCAGAGCACTTACTGATGAAGACTTTTTAACAGTCACTGGAAAAACTGTGCGTCTTCTGTAA